From Chaetodon trifascialis isolate fChaTrf1 chromosome 1, fChaTrf1.hap1, whole genome shotgun sequence, one genomic window encodes:
- the LOC139331741 gene encoding alpha-protein kinase 3-like → MGSRRMTRSSFGNGRSSNGDDVSGSSRLSGCSYLSRVRPENRSTLCSMMAQLTEETQPSFETTLKSKAVSENCNVKFSCVVTGHPAPQVIWYKDDVQLDRYCGLPKYEIFRNGQSHSLHIYNCTVEDAAMYQASASNSKGIVSCSGVLEVGEMNEFKIHQRYFAKLKQKADNRRREEEGKENQEPLRTISPDRTLRKRRSTMEAFLSTPSSMEDEGNEENHQAVAIEPEARLQEAAVQEVEEKPVPITNGAVSAVTNGQAISENGTKSGTYIYDSAQKIFTAHQPKTPFIKKKIKISSSAKIAKSDTPGELASEERKAEDETCTSGALVCTESVQSEGDSEELMEVENTVVDSDSRKVTEHQKSKTDEAFLVERPSKNENAHVKVTVPSQKKQVTASVSPAALTSSSRTMQGTEGRQAARHEKEAGLKDTEEHLEMQKQSPHITSTPLLMSAAASQQPSIAKEDISKTERVTVMDIDDKSNTPTGASLAHRDAEKAPCESRAALPQRPCEQAADQLSEKETRPCQKNVSVSGPALLSEVTHAQTKMNRNDAPVNLEPLLNQHAMDPQPPQKTPSERDTSTDEIQTPSFHRGLRAAIDKMTQDTWDHSRGSNESHTALFTDLQKSPLQSPRGGENTRGFNISPSAQQSQVDTAIKTVEGTEIQVGEKVGGKEVGKLLMSDSVAPDEKIVAMETECAALHMTEHTETEKTKDAAYKDPDAIIVDASDKKMEKKEHIVIMGEETNSELHNLKSKISEPALPLRTKTLENTNLPEHQIKNFQEIQMPVTKVISIAELLRSQIKALDSMLENSVTTTPVCADFVQDPITTSRETCEDFKNDDSKCKLEVKKSMPDRKTETSVDSTPPRNIKETLIEVYLQLNKTDQEQIQTNATSPPLQASQKPLVTPPISVVDHGTTVDTASGKKYNEGVTDICQETGTSALVTLKDCPVVSLSGTENNFLPSTSKDELTNRSLSNQSGTVSRGPGAPLTMTPTKPGSQESIITVSEHAKDEPVQGKDIGFKQKLTPEIKLNSKSRRGTTETLLDQYKMEEHSTKHSSLQSVQKCSTKSMLGTDTRESNQLIQRDSSMLEEFSRTDASANPTGEAIPLLKKRNCVSPIPSATAQELASGARRKILTPRAKPEEASEATSPAESQTQKKEVSAQSSKPSLSPVSLCMSPSPTRQSPLLQPPDEQSSPAERRSPLLSRRKMTSETQAPSQQPKTEGKPTEKDKHDQFKAPQVIRKIRGETFADASGHLKLWCQFFNVLSDSTIKWYRNEEEIAQIKRNAGDETQVNLAIVQASCRDSGVYGCTITNEYGTESTDCLLSADILAGMSLCEDLGAGEEIEMTPLIFNKGVADSGVLGNKFFGRIMMKESHIGAGCSHKVWRAKVIYGLEPVFESGNTCIIKARNPIAYGGKGESCLIDRNLDIVKQECKIQNLAREYCKIFSTEARVIENFGPSLEVIPVYLMYRPANAVPYATVEADLTGVYQKYSILDHTGRIDMKTGSEVEQKCCALQHWIFQWTNGNLLLSRLEGVDTKITSVGISVKSTGHQGLSIDGNPKVFEQFVSQHQCNYFCGLLSLRSLKVMDSLSTPTKPKGSRSPLLQRKMAAGSSSPQTGRKAAGSPRLPRKTEQEGRKTPTKQKAADAPKAIKME, encoded by the exons ATGGGTTCACGGAGGATGACACGCTCCTCTTTTGGCAATGGGAGATCCAGCAATGGGGATGATGTCAGTGGGAGTAGCCGGCTTAGCGGCTGCAGCTACCTCTCCAGAGTGAGACCAGAAAACAG GAGCACACTCTGCAGTATGATGGCACAGCtaacagaggaaacacagcctTCCTTCGAAACAACCCTCAAGTCAAAAGCAGTGTCCGAGAATTGCAATGTGAAATTCTCCTGTGTGGtcacag gACACCCTGCTCCTCAAGTTATCTGGTATAAGGATGATGTGCAGTTAGACAGATACTGTGGGCTGCctaaatatgaaatattccGCAATGGACAAAGTCATTCCCTGCACATTTACAA TTGCACTGTGGAGGATGCAGCTATGTACCAGGCCTCAGCCAGCAACAGTAAAGGCATTGTGTCCTGCTCTGGGGTTCTGGAGGTGGGTGAAATGAATGAGTTCAAGATCCACCAGCGCTACTTTGCCAAGCTCAAACAAAAGGCTGACAACAGACGCAGGGAAGAGGAAGGTAAAGAAAACCAGGAGCCACTACGAACCATCAGTCCAGACCGCACGCTGAGGAAACGCCGCTCCACGATGGAAGCCTTTCTCAGCACACCAAGCTCCATGGAGGACGAGGGCAATGAGGAGAACCATCAGGCTGTAGCCATAGAACCTGAAGCCAGgctgcaggaagctgctgtgCAAGAGGTGGAAGAAAAGCCAGTCCCCATCACTAATGGAGCAGTGTCTGCTGTCACTAATGGACAGGCCATCAGTGAAAATGGTACCAAGAGTGGGACATATATATACGACTCTGCCCAGAAGATTTTTACTGCACATCAACCCAAAACTCCCTTtatcaaaaagaaaattaaaatctCCAGCAGTGCAAAAATTGCAAAATCAGACACACCAGGGGAGCTGGCATCtgaagagagaaaggcagaagaTGAGACTTGTACCTCTGGAGCTCTGGTCTGTACAGAGTCAGTACAGTCTGAGGGCGATTCAGAAGAGCTCATGGAAGTAGAGAACACTGTTGTGGATTCAGACTCCAGAAAGGTGACAGAACATCAGAAATCGAAAACAGATGAAGCATTTCTTGTTGAAAGGCCATCAAAGAATGAAAACGCACATGTTAAGGTGACTGTGCCTTCACAGAAGAAACAGGTCACTGCCTCCGTCTCCCCTGCTGCTCTTACATCTTCAAGTCGTACCATGCAAGGAACTGAAGGCAGACAAGCTGCAAGGCATGAGAAGGAAGCTGGACTCAAGGACACAGAAGAACATTTGGAAATGCAGAAGCAAAGTCCTCACATAACCTCAACACCACTGCTGATGAGTGCTGCAGCATCCCAGCAACCCAGCATAGCGAAGGAGGACATTTCAAAAACAGAACGTGTTACAGTCATGGACATTGACGACAAGTCAAACACTCCCACTGGTGCATCTTTAGcacacagagacgcagagaaagCACCGTGTGAAAGCAGGGCTGCTTTACCCCAGCGTCCGTGTGAACAGGCTGCAGATCAGCTGTCTGAGAAGGAAACAAGGCCCTGCcaaaaaaatgtgtctgtgtctgggCCAGCGCTGCTGAGTGAG GTTACACATGCCCAGACAAAGATGAACAGGAATGATGCACCTGTCAACCTTGAGCCTCTACTCAACCAGCACGCGATGGACCCACAACCACCACAAAAGACTCCATCAGAGAGAGATACGTCGACAGATGAAATCCAGACACCTTCTTTCCACCGTGGTCTTCGAGCAGCCATTGACAAAATGACACAGGACACATGGGATCATTCCAGAGGATCAAATGAAAGCCATACGGCCCTTTTTACAGACCTACAGAAGTCACCCCTCCAAAGCCCTCGTGGTGGTGAGAACACCCGAGGGTTTAACATTTCGCCCAGCGCCCAGCAAAGCCAAGTTGATACAGCTATAAAAACTGTTGAAGGGACAGAAATACAAGTTGGTGAGAAGGTAGGGGGTAAGGAGGTAGGTAAGTTATTAATGTCTGACAGTGTGGCCCCAGATGAGAAGATAGTTGCGATGGAGACAGAATGCGCTGCTCTGCACatgactgaacacactgaaacagaaaagaccAAAGATGCAGCATATAAAGACCCTGATGCTATCATTGTGGATGCATCTGATAAAAAAATGGAGAAGAAAGAGCATATAGTAATAATGGGAGAGGAAACTAATTCAGAATTACATAATCTGAAGTCAAAAATATCTGAGCCTGCTCTCCCACTCCGGACAAAAACTCTAGAAAACACAAATTTGCCTGAACACCAAATTAAAAACTTCCAAGAAATTCAGATGCCTGTCACAAAAGTCATATCTATAGCTGAACTTTTGAGATCACAAATAAAGGCTCTTGACTCCATGCTAGAAAATTCAGTGACCACCACACCGGTCTGTGCTGACTTTGTACAAGATCCAATCACAACTTCTAGAGAAACATGTGAGGACTTCAAAAATGATGACAGCAAATGTAAACTGGAAGTGAAGAAGTCGATGCCTGACAGGAAGACTGAGACGAGTGTTGACAGCACTCCTCCCAGGAACATAAAGGAAACACTCATAGAGGTTTATCTACAACTAAATAAAACTGATCAGGAACAAATTCAGACAAATGCAACTTCACCGCCTCTTCAGGCTTCACAAAAACCTCTTGTAACCCCACCTATCTCTGTTGTAGACCATGGCACCACTGTCGACACTGCAAGTGGCAAAAAATACAATGAAGGTGTGACAGACATTTGCCAGGAAACTGGAACATCAGCCCTGGTTACACTGAAAGATTGCCCTGTTGTTTCCTTATCTGGGACTGAAAACAACTTTCTTCCTTCGACGTCTAAGGATGAACTGACCAACAGATCACTTTCAAACCAATCTGGAACTGTCAGTCGAGGTCCTGGAGCTCCACTTACAATGACACCTACAAAGCCTGGTAGTCAAGAGTCAATTATTACTGTTTCGGAGCATGCCAAAGATGAACCTGTTCAAGGCAAGGACATAGGATTTAAACAAAAGTTAACTCCAGAAATTAAACTCAACAGCAAAAGTAGAAGAGGAACTACTGAGACACTTCTAGATCAATACAAAATGGAAGaacacagcacaaaacacagtTCTTTGCAGAGTGTACAAAAGTGTTCCACTAAAAGTATGCTTGGTACAGACACACGAGAGAGTAATCAACTTATTCAGCGGGACAGCTCTATGCTTGAGGAATTTTCAAGGACTGATGCCTCAGCCAATCCGACTGGTGAGGCTATTCCATTGCTAAAGAAAAGGAACTGTGTGTCTCCCATTCCTTCTGCTACTGCACAGGAGCTGGCCTCTGGGGCCCGACGCAAAATCCTAACCCCCAGAGCCAAACCTGAAGAGGCCTCAGAGGCCACATCACCAGCTGAAAGCCAAACCCAGAAAAAGGAAGTTTCTGCACAGAGCAGCAAGCCTTCCCTAAGTCCAGTGAGCCTCTGTATGTCCCCGAGCCCGACACGACAGTCACCTCTGCTGCAGCCCCCTGACGAGCAAAGCTCTCCTGCAGAAAGACGTTCTCCGCTCttgagcaggaggaagatgacaTCTGAGACTCAAGCACCAAGTCAGCAGCCCAAAACTGAGGGGAAACCTACAGAGAAGGACAAGCATGACCAATTTAAAG CTCCTCAAGTTATTCGTAAGATCAGGGGCGAAACGTTCGCAGACGCCTCAGGGCACTTGAAATTGTGGTGCCAGTTCTTCAACGTTCTTAGCGACTCTACAATCAAATGGTacagaaatgaagaggagattGCTCAGATTAAGAGAAA tgCAGGGGATGAAACTCAGGTCAATCTGGCCATTGTTCAGGCGTCATGCAGAGACTCTGGTGTTTACGGATGTACAATCACAAATGAATATGGGACAGAGTCAACAGACTGTCTTCTTAGTGCGGACA TCTTGGCTggcatgtctctgtgtgaggACCTCGGTG CTGGAGAAGAAATAGAAATGACACCGTTGATATTCAACAAGGGCGTGGCTGATTCTGGCGTTTTGGGTAACAAATTCTTTGGCCGTATAATGATGAAGGAATCTCATATCGGTGCGGGCTGCTCGCATAAAGTCTGGAGAGCAAAAGTGATCTATGGTCTCGAGCCTGTGTTTGAGTCTGGAAACACATGCATCATTAAAGCACGCAACCCCATCGCCTATGGAGGCAAAGGAGAAAGCTGCCTTATAGACAGGAACCTGGACATTGTCAAGCAG GAGTGTAAAATCCAGAACTTGGCTCGTGAATACTGCAAAATCTTCTCCACAGAAGCAAGAGTCATTGAAAACTTTGGCCCCTCTCTTGA GGTGATTCCAGTCTACTTGATGTACCGACCTGCAAACGCTGTCCCATATGCCACAGTGGAGGCTGATCTGACAGGAGTCTATCAGAAATACTCCATCCTGGATCACACAGGCAGAATAGATATGAAGACTGGCTCTGAGGTGGAGCAGAAGTGCTGCGCCCTGCAGCACTGGATCTTTCAGTGGACCAATGGCAATCTGCTTCTCAGTCGGCTAGAAG GTGTTGACACAAAGATCACCAGCGTTGGAATCTCAGTAAAATCAACGGG GCATCAAGGTCTATCCATTGATGGGAATCCCAAAGTTTTTGAGCAGTTTGTCTCCCAGCACCAGTGTAACTACTTCTGTGGTCTGCTCAGCCTGAGGTCACTCAAGGTCATGGACTCTTTATCCACGCCAACAAAGCCCAAGGGCTCCAGGAGCCCGCTACTTCAACGCAAGATGGCTGCTGGCTCCTCCAGTCCTCAGACTGGCCGGAAAGCTGCTGGCAGCCCCAGACTGCCCAGGAAGACTGAGCAAGAGGGCAGAAAGACCCCCACTAAACAAAAAGCTGCTGATGCTCCCAAAGCTATTAAGATGGAATGA